The genomic region AGCTCGCCTTCAATCTCGAGAAGCCGGTCTTCAAGGAGCGCGCCGTGCGCGTCGCCCTCGCGCACGCCATCGACAAGGACGAGCTCTCCCGGACCCTCTACAAGGGCATCTGGCCGGTCGCGCACAGCACCGAGCATCCGCTCGCCTGGTCCTTCAACCCCAAGCTCGGCGAGCCCTATCCCTTCGACCCGGCGAAGGCCCGGGAAATCCTGGACGAGGCAGGCTGGAAGCCTGGCCCCGACGGCATCCGGGTCAAGGACGGCCGGCGCCTCGGCTTCACCGTCAACTCGACGGCGGGCCGCAAGCTCCGCGAGCAGGTCGAGCTGGTGCTCGCCGGCTACTTCAAGGCGGTGGGCGTCGAGATGAAGATCCAGAACGTGGAGGGCGGGCTGCTCTTCGCGGGCTACCCCTCGGGCCTGCTCAACGGCGGCAAGTTCGAGGCCGCCCTCTACGCCAACACCACCAGCGTGGACCCCGCCGCCAACATGTCGAGCTGGCACAGCCGGATGATCCCGCCGACCGGGGTCAACAACACCCGCTTCAAGGACGCCGAGCTGGACCGGGTGCTCGAGGAAGGCAACGTCAAGCTGAGCAAGAGCGAGCGCCAGCCCCTCTACTGGCGGATGAGCGAGATCCTCGGGCGCGAGGTGCCGACCATCCCGCTGGCCTACTGGACCGAGATGCACGGGGTGAACCGGCACCTCAAGGGCTTCAAGGGCAACCCCACCAGCAGCCGCTTCGTCTGGAACGTGAAGGACTGGACCATCGAATGACACGCTTCATCCTCCGCCGCATCCTGACCTCCATTCCCCTGCTCATCGGGATCTCGGCCCTTTTGTTCGTGCTGATGCAGAAGGTGCCCGGCGGCCCGATGGCGGTGTACGGGATGAACCCGCACATCACCCCGGCCGACCGCGCGCGCCTGGTCCACGCCATGGGCCTCGATTTGCCCCTGCACGTGCAGTACCTGAAGTGGCTCGGCTCGGCCTTCACCGGGGACCTGGGCAACTCGCTCTTCACCGGCCGGCCGGTGCTCGAGATGATCGCCGAGCGCACCCCCAACACCCTGGTGCTGATGAGCATCTCGACGGTGGTGAGCCTGGCCTTCGGGCTGGCACTCGGCGTGTTCGCCGCCATCAAGCCCTACTCCAAGTTCGACTATGCCGCGACCACCCTGTCGTTCCTCGGCTACTCGCTGCCGACCTTCTGGTTCGGCATCATGCTCATGATGGTGTTCGCGGCAAAATTTCACATGCTGCCGGCGGGCGGCATGCACTCGCTGGGGCAGGAGGGCAGCTGGCTGGACGGCATCGCCTACCTGGTCCTGCCCGTCACGGTGCTCTCCATCGTGAGCGTGGCCTCCTGGAGCCGCTTCATGCGCTCCTCGATGCTCGAGGTGCTCAGGATGGACTACATCCGCACCGCCCGCGCCAAGGGCCTCGCGGAGCGCCTCGTCATCATGCGCCACGCCCTGCGCAACGCCCTCATCCCGGTGGTGACGGTCGTCATGATGGCCATGCCCGGCCTCTTCGGCGGGGCGGTGATGACCGAGACCATCTTCAGCTGGCCCGGTATCGGCAGGCTCTTCTTCGACAGCATGGGCAAGAGCGACTACCCGGTCATGATGGGGATCCTGCTCATCTCGGCGGGGCTCGTGGTCCTCTTCAACCTCCTGGCCGACCTCCTGTACGCCATGGTCGATCCCCGCATCCAGCTCGAGTAGGAGGGCAGCACCTCAGATGCCTACCGTCACGCAGCCCCCCACGACCTCGAAGCCCCAGACCCCGGACGCCCCCCCGCCGGAGCCCCAGTGGCGCTCGGTGGCCCGGCGCTTCGCCAAGCACCGGCTGGCCGTCTCGGGCCTCGCGGTCCTGCTGCTGCTCGCGATCGCGGTCTACGTGGGCCCGCTCGTGAGCCCCTACGCCTTCGACGCCAACGACCTGGCCCACGCGGGCCAGTGGCGGCCGAGTGTCGGCCACTGGCTCGGCACCGACGAGCTGGGGCGCGACGTGCTGACCCGCCTGCTGTACGCCGGCCGCATCTCCATGACCGTGGGGATCCTCGTCGCGCTGATCGGGGTGGTGATCGGCACGCTGGTGGGCGCCTTCGCCGGCTACTTCGGCTCCTGGGCGGACGCCGTCGCCATGCGCCTGGTCGACGTGATCCAGAGCGTGCCGCTCCTGATGCTCCTGATGGTGCTCGTGGCCTTTCTGGGACGCGACCTGAGCGTCATCGTGCCCGTGATCGCCCTGACCTCCTGGACCGGGGTGGCGCGGCTGGTGCGCGCCGAGATCCTCAGCCTCAAGCAGCAGGAGTTCGTCGAGGCCGCCCGGGCCGTGGGGGTCGGGCACATGGGCCTCATCTTCAAGCACCTGATCCCGAACGCGCTGGCTCCGGTGTTCGTGGCGGCCACCCTGGGGGTCGCCGACGCCATCACCCTGGAGTCGGCCCTTTCCTTCCTGGGGGTCGGGATCCAGCCGCCCACCCCCTCGTGGGGGAATCTGCTCACCGACGCCCAGCAGTACCTCATCATGACGCCCTGGCTCGCCTTCTACCCGGGGCTGCTGATCTTCCTGACGGTGGCGAGCATCAACTTCGTCGGGGACGGCCTGCGGGATGCCCTGGATCCCAAGCTCAAGCGATAATCCTCCCCGCCCCACCGGGGGGCGGGGAATCAGGCGTGTTCTGCCAGGCCTTTGTTAAAGATCCATAAAAAATTCGCCCGGACCGTCAAATCTCCGTTTGCTTTCGGGTAAAAGACGAATCGAGCAACCTGCACTCCGGTATATCGGAGAAGAGCCACCATCGATCCCAGCAGGAGGACCCTCGATGAACGTCGACAACCGCCGCAACACCAACCCGCTCAAGCCCCCCACGGGTCCTCTTGCCCGCCCTCCGGTCCCCTCTCACCGGGACCTGCTGCCGTCCGCGCACCAGGCCGCGACCACCCGCGCGACCCGCGATCTGGCCCCCAAGCTCGCCGAGCAGAAGGCCAAGGCCCAGGCCGCCGCTGAGCACGGCGAGGTGAAGGGCGCGGCGGCGGCCGGCCTCACCGAGATGCTGCGCCCGGTCGCCGACAGCCTCGCCGAGTCGGACAACCCCTCCTCCAAGCTGATGGGCGAGGCCCTCCAGCTCGCCATCTCGGGCAAGGACATCAAGGACGTCCACGGCGAGCTCGGCGGGATCGTCGAGAAGTTCAAGAACAAGGACTTCACCCCCGAGCAGATCGAGGACCTGACCAAGGCCGGCAAGATCGGCCGGGTCTTCGACGCGGTCCAGGGCGTGATGGCCGCGACCAAGCTCTTCGACCAGGCCAAGGCGCTGACGAGCGATCCCAAGAAGCTCAAGGACCCCGAGTTCGTCAGCGAACTCATCAGCAACGGGGGAAGCACGGCCAAGGGCTTGCTCGGCGTGCTCGAGCTGGTCAAGAACTCGCCCGTCGCCGGCAAGGTCCCCGGCCTCTTCGGCGCCATCGCCGACGTGTCCGGCCTGGTGGGGGACTTCGGCAAGCTGACCGACGGCAAGGTGGAGGCCAGCGAGGTGCTCGGCACCCTCGCCCACGCCACCAGCCTCACCGCCAACGTCATGACGACGCTCGCGCCCGCCACCGGCGGCACGTCGCTCGCGATCGCAGCCGGCCTCAAGGGCGTCTCGCTCGGCCTGACGGGCGTCCAGATCGTCGTCGACAACTGGGACAAGGTGAAGGACCTCGGATCCAAGGTCGCCGACAAGGCCTCGAATCTCTGGAGCGGGGCCATGAAGGGCCTCGGCCTCAAGTTCGAGGGCCTCAAGGGCGCCCTGATCCCGTCCGGCTCGTTCGGGCCGCAACTCGCACTTTCCTCAGGAGGACTGGCATGAAGCAGATCACCCGCGCGGACCTACTTTCCAGGTTCGCCTCGGTCGTGGAGCCCAAGGAGGCCGAGCGACGCCTGAACGCCGCGGCCCTCCGGCTCGGCGTGATGCCGCAGGGCCCCTTCAGCATGGAGGACCTGACCCGGATCAGCGGCCTGATCCTCTCGGACGGCCTCGAGGAGACCGCGAGCGGCTTCCTGGGAGCAGCCCCCCACCTCCAGGAGATGATGGAAGACGCCTGAGAACGGTTTCGTTAAACGCTTCGAAGCGCCCCCGCAAAAGGGGCGCTTTTTTTTGGGCGTTATTGCGCGACGATCCGGCGTATTGTAGCCATGCATGGCCATGCTGGACGGAGAGGAGGCCCCCGATGGAGGCAGCGCGCATCCGCATGAACGCCGAGGTCAAGTGCGACGGCGAGGACTGCGGGCACATCGACAAGGTGGTGATCGATCCGGCGCACCGCCTGGTGACGCACCTGGTCATCCGGCTCAACGACGGCGAGCGAAAGCTCGTGCCGAGCACGGCCATCGCCGAGGCCCACGAGGACTGGATCCACCTGGGGATGGACTGCCAGGCGATCAAGGCCGCCCCCCCCTTCGCCGAGACCGACTTCTCGCTGCCTTCCTCCGAGTGGGGACCGCCCGAGGGCTACAAGCACGCCGACATCCTCTGGCCGAGCCACTACGCCCGGACCCTGACCGCGGACATCTCGCCGGGACCGCTCCCCATCGAGCACGTCAACGTCCCCCCCGACGAGGAAATCGTCTCCTCGGGGGACCGGGTCTTCTGCACCGACAAGGAGTGCGGCCACGTGGCCGACCTGCTCTTCGATCCCGACACCGAGAAGGCCATGGGCTTCGTGGTGAGGCGCGGCTTCCTCTTCGCCCGCGACGTGGCCATCCCCATGGGCTGGATCGACCGCGTCGAGCAGGACGGCGTCCACCTCAAGATGACCGCCGAGCAGGTCGAGGAGCTGGCCGAATACTTCCCACGTTGAGGCTCCTTTGGGGTATAACCGGATCAGTCCCTGTCGCCTGATCGTGAGGAGGGCTTCGTCCATGGCCACGACCGCACGCACCGCAACGCCCGTCACCGCCTCGCGCGGGACCGCCCCCTTGGTCCTGCAAGTCACGCCGCAAGAGCCTGCCGAGCCCTCGGCCGAGATCGAGCTGCAGCCCCTCTTCTACCGGGGCGTCACCTACATGATGCCGGCGAGCGTGGTGCGCGCGCCGCTGCCGACCTTCACCTTCCGGCACCTGGACAAGGTGGGCGCCTTCGCCCTGGAAGGCAACCGCGCCAAGGTCCTCACCAGCCTGCGGCGCGCCGTCTCGAGCGCCAGCGACGCCCCCAGCCTGATCAAGATCGCGGCCGTCGCCCACAGCGAGGGCTGCCCCGATGAGGCCCGCTCCGCCCTCGCCAAGGCCCTCAAGGTCTCGGCTCGCCATCCCGACATGCAGGCCCTGGTGCACGCTGGCGCCAAGGCCCTCGGCTACGAGGTCTCCTAGCACCCTCATGATTTCCGGCAACCGCATCCGCCTGCGCGCCCTGGAGCGCGACGACCTGGACTCCCTCTTCGCCTGGTGGAACGACCCCCGGCTCTGGACGCTCATCGGCTCGCCGTCGCGCATCTCGAGCAGCGAGGAGCTCGAGGCCTGGTTCGAGGGCGAGCTCGACAAGACCAGCCCCCAGGAGGGACGCACCTTCGCCATCGACGACGAGAAGGATCGCCTGATCGGGACGGCCTGGTACGGTACCTACGAGGCGGCCGATCGCCAGGCCACGGTGGGCCTGTACCTGGGAGAGAGCGAGAACCGGGGCAAGGGCTACGGCACCGACGCCCTCGGCACGCTCTGCGGCTACCTCTTCGACGAGCTGGGGCTCCACAAGGCCCGGCTCTACGTGGAGCGCGAGAACCTTCAGGCGATCGCCGTCTACCGCAAGCTGGGCTTCGTCGAGGAGGGGCGGCTGCGCGAGCATCGCTTCTACGGCGGCAGCTTCCACGACTTCCTGGTCATGGGCCTCCTGAGCCGCGAGTTCGCCCGCCGATAAGGGGGAATCGAGACGCGCCTTTTGCTATCATGGGCGCATGACCACTCACGCGCCCGTCGGGCTCTACGTCCACATCCCCTTCTGCGTCAAGAAGTGCCACTACTGCGACTTCGCCTGCTACGCCGGGCAGGAGCGGCACGTCGAGGCGTACCTGGACGCCATCGAGGCCGAGATCAAGGCCTACCCGCGCGGCCTCCCCATCCAGACCATCTACCTGGGCGGCGGGACGCCGTCGATCCTCGGCGCCGGCCAGCTCTCGCGCCTGACCCGCGCCATCGAAGGGCACTTCGACGCGAGCGCGTGCCTGGAGCGCACCATGGAGGTCAACCCCGGCACCGGCGGGGCCGAGCTCTGGAATGCCGCTCGAGCGCTCGGCTTCACGCGCCTGAGCCTGGGGGTCCAGAGCTTCGACGATCGCCTGCTCGGAGCCATCGGGCGCGACCACGCGGTCGCGGACGTCCACCGGACCTACGGCGCCATCCGGGAAGCCGGCATCGACAACGTCAGCCTGGACCTCATCTACGCGCTGCCGGGCCAGACCATGCCCGACTGGGAAGCCACCCTCGACGAGGCCTTCAAGCTCGCACCCGCGCACTTCTCGGTCTACGGCCTCATCCTGGAGGAGCGCACGGTCTTCGGGGCCTGGCACCGGCAGGGCAAGCTGAGCCTCTCGCCCGAGGACCTGGAGGTCGCCATGGGCGATAGGCTCGCCGAGCGCATGGAGGCCGAGGGGTACGGGCGCTACGAGATCTCGAGCTGGGCGAAGCCTGGTTTCGAGGCCGTCCACAACCGCCTCTATTGGATCAACTCGCCCTACATCGGGCTGGGGACCGGCGCCCACTCGTACTGGCAGGGACGCCGCTTCGAGAACCCGCGCGGGATCGTGGAGTTCATCCGCAAGCCCGTGCCCACCTGGCCCGAGGCGCCGGTGCTCGATCGGCGCAGCGAGCAGGAGGAGTCGGTCTTCCTGGGGCTGCGCATGACCCGCGAGGGGCTTGACAAGGCGCGCTACGCCGCACGCTTCGGCGAGGAGGCGACCGAGAGCTTCCCCGGGGTACTCGAGGGCCTGGTCGAAGCCGGCCTGGTCGAGGACGCGGGCGATCGCTACCGCCTCACCCCGCGCGGAATCTGGCTGTCCAACGAGGTCTTCGCGGCGTTTCTCGCTTGATTCCCCGCCCCACCGGGGGGCGGGGAGGATTCGGGCTGGCGTACTGCTCAGGCACAACCTGATTCACTCACTTCGCGCGCCGGGAAATCGGGGCGCGGACCGCGCGATCGAGGCTCATCGTCTCGCCCTCGAGGCGGCGCAGGCGATCGGGCGCCTTGAGGAGCGAGGTGTCCATGAGCTCGCGGACCTCGTCGAGGCCGGCGAGGATCGCGTCCATGCGCCGGATCTCACGCTCGTCCATGGTCGCCATCCGAGCGTAGGTGAGCTGGTCGGCGGCGTCCGCGAGGCTCTGCCGGGTCGTCGCGTAGTAGGGCGAGACGACGTCCGTCCCGCCGCGCACGGCCGTCAGGCTCTTCTCGGCGACGCGCAGGTGGTCGAGCGCCAGCCGCAGGCGCGCCGAGACGAGGTAGGGCGAGATCTGGGCCGAGCCGTAGGCGGCCCGAGCGCCGGGGGCGCAGAGCACGAGCATGCCGCCTGCGAGCAACGCGATCGCCAGCCGCCTCATGGGCTACGCCTTCCCGAAGCGCTGGAGCAGCTCCTGCCAGGCGGCTATCTCGGCCTGGAGGTAGGCGGCAAAGTGCGGGTCATCCTGATCGGCCGCCGTGAGGCTGGCCTGGCACTGCGCGATGTAGCGCTTGGCCCAGCCCACGTTCTCGCCGTCGAGGTAGTCGCACTCGATCGGCTCGAAAAGGGTCTCCACGCTGGGGTTGGCAAGTTCGACGGCCATGTCACGCATCCTCCCGCTCGCTCGTCCTTCCATGA from Pantanalinema sp. harbors:
- a CDS encoding ABC transporter permease — its product is MTRFILRRILTSIPLLIGISALLFVLMQKVPGGPMAVYGMNPHITPADRARLVHAMGLDLPLHVQYLKWLGSAFTGDLGNSLFTGRPVLEMIAERTPNTLVLMSISTVVSLAFGLALGVFAAIKPYSKFDYAATTLSFLGYSLPTFWFGIMLMMVFAAKFHMLPAGGMHSLGQEGSWLDGIAYLVLPVTVLSIVSVASWSRFMRSSMLEVLRMDYIRTARAKGLAERLVIMRHALRNALIPVVTVVMMAMPGLFGGAVMTETIFSWPGIGRLFFDSMGKSDYPVMMGILLISAGLVVLFNLLADLLYAMVDPRIQLE
- a CDS encoding ABC transporter permease, with translation MPTVTQPPTTSKPQTPDAPPPEPQWRSVARRFAKHRLAVSGLAVLLLLAIAVYVGPLVSPYAFDANDLAHAGQWRPSVGHWLGTDELGRDVLTRLLYAGRISMTVGILVALIGVVIGTLVGAFAGYFGSWADAVAMRLVDVIQSVPLLMLLMVLVAFLGRDLSVIVPVIALTSWTGVARLVRAEILSLKQQEFVEAARAVGVGHMGLIFKHLIPNALAPVFVAATLGVADAITLESALSFLGVGIQPPTPSWGNLLTDAQQYLIMTPWLAFYPGLLIFLTVASINFVGDGLRDALDPKLKR
- a CDS encoding PRC-barrel domain-containing protein is translated as MEAARIRMNAEVKCDGEDCGHIDKVVIDPAHRLVTHLVIRLNDGERKLVPSTAIAEAHEDWIHLGMDCQAIKAAPPFAETDFSLPSSEWGPPEGYKHADILWPSHYARTLTADISPGPLPIEHVNVPPDEEIVSSGDRVFCTDKECGHVADLLFDPDTEKAMGFVVRRGFLFARDVAIPMGWIDRVEQDGVHLKMTAEQVEELAEYFPR
- a CDS encoding GNAT family protein, whose product is MISGNRIRLRALERDDLDSLFAWWNDPRLWTLIGSPSRISSSEELEAWFEGELDKTSPQEGRTFAIDDEKDRLIGTAWYGTYEAADRQATVGLYLGESENRGKGYGTDALGTLCGYLFDELGLHKARLYVERENLQAIAVYRKLGFVEEGRLREHRFYGGSFHDFLVMGLLSREFARR
- the hemW gene encoding radical SAM family heme chaperone HemW, with amino-acid sequence MTTHAPVGLYVHIPFCVKKCHYCDFACYAGQERHVEAYLDAIEAEIKAYPRGLPIQTIYLGGGTPSILGAGQLSRLTRAIEGHFDASACLERTMEVNPGTGGAELWNAARALGFTRLSLGVQSFDDRLLGAIGRDHAVADVHRTYGAIREAGIDNVSLDLIYALPGQTMPDWEATLDEAFKLAPAHFSVYGLILEERTVFGAWHRQGKLSLSPEDLEVAMGDRLAERMEAEGYGRYEISSWAKPGFEAVHNRLYWINSPYIGLGTGAHSYWQGRRFENPRGIVEFIRKPVPTWPEAPVLDRRSEQEESVFLGLRMTREGLDKARYAARFGEEATESFPGVLEGLVEAGLVEDAGDRYRLTPRGIWLSNEVFAAFLA